The following proteins come from a genomic window of Alosa sapidissima isolate fAloSap1 chromosome 22, fAloSap1.pri, whole genome shotgun sequence:
- the LOC121697178 gene encoding uncharacterized protein LOC121697178 isoform X2, whose amino-acid sequence MHPQSCQETQENQVFYGYPVNSNQYGQPVGNAWLNSNQVPSSQGIPSSDFNQQINCRPSQHQLSSQHGTYPPQASYHGNGSHVISSPNRNSVCPPPVSASVPTSGPYYSSCGYNIQADNSQMVQSHQGAVAQPTHIPSLGTAQDWHVRKASQTFVVQSTPGQPQSQTTQNWCIQTNSHTNMNVVPNGRLQMLSVQPQTSVNNLNVNRSSHSEQTLQLQTVQIKQPRCVTVQNKSSHPSQALLLQRSNCQPHISNQGSYGQHRQHTTKSILQQQLLFKNKERKKKVAQAYLPNSVNSELQNIQTNGRLSSKGPALQPTQSSLIPNGTYGQNVTLVSSPASIMASQCHYSNISTHTPPVSSNVQRLNPYPYGLHSQSAPSQDMNVPSYSNDLPPSTTSYNSLSPPDNVTVLSSNAAHTNQNNPTSVDNSPMVASPSFYSSSSTSLRLVSSGVNELNPPPYPYGPHSQSSPSQNMKVPSCSNDLIPSTTSYNSLSLPNNVTGVNGLNPPPYPGTYPQSAPSKNMNISSSGSSDFLPSTTRANCLLPRRHHVLGSLRHTSQNNHTFVDNSNRNESRAPNLGNGHSVHGPLAQQQNSSVNSPQQRFFQQQHSQRKADLYNHHTPNLHNTHTVTVTDRRPLLSYLLVTEDTRNIDQSIEFTGCHGSIIQAPPNKSVQIHRAVAVVPPISKQPGDGGKGKECDDALSPNSDDHHPMLMKDLQSLADDKEIKKAIVLPFDTDSAAVRKTCVKSAEVGCRPEADVTDELCGPDVFFGIHVVTYNLKKLKVLETALELKEEEERTKNESRMNNKPEFADAVLDLYWGGKSLNYTVAELDGTFENILKEAAEFDTEEDKMVFSAMNVGNLNKLKQKGHILTNCFDCDIAMEIKKSWWRNVNDESMDIDREMADEDFTREICGSLLEHCNEKSPEKNVPSSIQTPGTTSPHEYSVSKEDLCPSSPLAKDTASLYNENCTARVEQSKHVKPESQDDLRQKVTVSTNNNNDRQSVSRKENKEDDVSLQVSLSLRNLNRHSYEKSAAAVTVFNILEMSEEQTSQQCLRKGSDSTAVLAMTNVDSDNNSRDLDYEMNVTEEGLKLSERLCEEVETSEKDCPVSPSDTMLSIKLTALSSENEDKIDSENVHQDLISSPQTDPPSPSNEHSYESPKSPDEPMLSMKITVLSMEEFKALSKELLVDSDDSVHNVAPSSPICLDSEDDDLEVDLEHTFKTIGDLSQMMKQEKITTFEEEIPSFPSIEQVLKQCEIQTSRTAIKGLPSPLKDSRKEKDTLEHQLPSHNACRKDHALTTHQGAKSPGLEIHIPYSSSPRGVKASSPISPSAPIRTINSDVMKESSSLEAESSSASNEHEISSPTSTLQSVPLKKCRMEPLENSKKLTDVLCPSGHSPLKVTKKSNNSQKIVSDITKTPDNTDNRDHDVSLTNTSRENVVNLAGTSESPELPKSSGVHRKRKLVKFKLYGSQKVDSKEANGMNQYRSNCDRNLPPLLNILYSPDKTSAKDKIMKSWGDSFVPTSVNCRRLSSSVDKNREKNEPERPVNHYKLSRKDKDEHQRSSGKEHRSKRKSSGKDKDKQKQRSSSKEHRSERKSSGKDKDKQKQRSSSKEHCSDHRKRQHRSFSLGELRREAERMGNSKKYLQEKQDMGLHVIKRYQPIHKKV is encoded by the exons ATGCATCCCCAATCCTGCCAAGAGACCCAGGAAAACCAGGTGTTTTACGGCTATCCTGTCAACAGCAACCAGTATGGGCAGCCAGTTGGAAATGCCTGGCTTAATTCAAACCAAGTTCCAAGTTCCCAAGGAATCCCAAGTTCCGATTTCAACCAGCAGATCAATTGCAGACCCAGTCAGCATCAGCTTTCATCACAGCATGGAACATACCCCCCACAGGCTAGTTACCATGGAAATGGATCTCATGTAATATCATCACCAAATCGGAATTCTGTTTGTCCACCTCCAGTTTCAGCCTCAGTCCCAACTTCAGGTCCTTATTACAGTTCCTGTGGATACAACATTCAAGCAGACAATTCCCAGATGGTACAGTCACATCAAGGAGCTGTGGCACAACCTACACACATACCCTCTTTAGGAACAGCACAGGACTGGCATGTGAGAAAAGCCTCACAAACGTTTGTGGTGCAAAGCACCCCTGGGCAACCTCAATCACAAACAACACAGAACTGGTGTATACAgactaactcacacacaaatatgaatgTTGTCCCAAATGGAAGACTTCAAATGTTAAGTGTCCAACCTCAGACCTCTGTTAACAATCTGAATGTCAACAGGTCATCTCACTCAGAACAGACATTACAGTTACAGACAGTACAGATAAAGCAGCCAAGATGTGTTACTGTTCAAAACAAATCTTCTCACCCATCTCAGGCATTGCTGTTGCAGAGGTCCAACTGTCAACCTCATATTTCAAACCAAGGCAGTTATGGACAACACAGGCAACATACTACAAAATCCATACTGCAGCAGCAACTCTTATTTAAAAataaggagagaaagaagaaggtgGCCCAGGCATATCTTCCAAATTCAGTTAACAGTGAACTGCAAAATATCCAGACGAATGGCAGGTTGAGCTCCAAAGGCCCTGCATTACAACCAACGCAAAGTAGCTTGATTCCCAATGGAACATATGGACAAAACGTGACACTGGTCTCATCACCTGCCTCCATAATGGCTTCTCAATGTCATTACTCAAACATCTCAACCCACACACCTCCTGTCTCCTCTAATGTACAGAGGTTGAACCCTTATCCTTATGGACTACACTCACAGTCAGCCCCCTCTCAAGACATGAACGTTCCCTCTTATTCCAATGATTTGCCCCCCTCAACCACCAGCTACAATAGTCTGTCCCCTCCAGATAATGTCACAGTGTTAAGCTCCAATGCTGCCCATACAAATCAGAACAATCCAACGTCTGTGGACAATTCACCCATGGTGGCTTCTCCTTCTTTTTACTCAAGTAGCTCAACCAGCTTACGTCTTGTCTCCTCAGGTGTAAATGAATTAAACCCTCCTCCTTATCCTTATGGACCACACTCACAATCATCCCCTTCTCAAAACATGAAAGTTCCCTCTTGTTCCAATGATTTGATCCCATCAACCACCAGCTACAATAGTCTGTCCCTTCCAAATAATGTCACAGGTGTGAATGGATTAAACCCTCCTCCTTATCCTGGGACATACCCACAGTCTGCCCCTTCCAAAAATATGAACATTTCCTCCTCTGGATCAAGTGATTTTCTTCCATCAACCACCAGAGCCAACTGTTTGCTGCCTCGTCGTCATCATGTTTTGGGAAGTCTCAGACATACAAGCCAGAACAATCATACTTTTGTGGACAATTCAAACAGAAATGAAAGTAGAGCTCCTAACCTTGGTAATGGACATTCTGTTCATGGTCCACTTGCCCAACAACAAAACTCCTCTGTTAACTCACCCCAACAGAGGTTCTTCCAACAACAGCATTCACAGAGGAAAGCAGATCTTTACAACCACCATACGCCAAACTTgcacaacacacatactgtaactgtgACAGACAGACGTCCTTTGCTCTCATATCTACTTGTAACAGAAGACACACGGAATATCGACCAAAGCATTGAATTTACGGGCTGCCATGGCTCTATTATTCAAGCGCCCCCTAATAAAAGTGTACAGATACATAGAGCAGTTGCAGTCGTACCTCCTATATCAAAGCAACCTGGAGATGGTGGCAAAGGGAAGGAATGTGATGACGCCCTTTCTCCCAACAGTGATGACCATCATCCCATGTTAATGAAAGATTTGCAGTCTCTTGCTGATGACAAGGAAATCAAGAAGGCCATTGTTTTGCCTTTTGACACTGACAGTGCTGCTGTGAGGAAAACATGTGTGAAGTCTGCAGAGGTTGGCTGTCGTCCTGAAGCTGATGTCACCGAT GAGTTATGTGGACCAGATGTTTTCTTTGGCATACATGTAGTGACATACAATCTGAAAAAGTTGAAGGTATTGGAAACAGCCCTGGAGCtgaaagaagaggaagaaaggacAAAAAATGAAAGCAGAATGAACAACAAACCAGAATTTGCAGATGCTGTACTTGATCTTTATTGGGGTGGCAAATCTCTCAACTACACTGTGGCAGAACTAGATGGTACATTTGAAAATATATTGAAAGAGGCTGCAGAGTTTGACACAGAAGAAGACAAGATGGTGTTTAGTGCAATGAACGTGGGGAATTTAAATAAGCTGAAGCAAAAGGGCCATATTCTTACCAATTGTTTTGACTGTGACATAGCCATGGAGATAAAGAAGTCATGGTGGAGAAATGTAAATGATGAATCAATGGACATTGACAGAGAAATGGCAGATGAAGATTTTACAAGAGAAATCTGTGGATCATTGCTGGAGCATTGCAATGAAAAGTCACCGGAGAAAAACGTGCCCAGTAGCATCCAAACCCCAGGTACCACATCTCCCCATGAGTACAGTGTATCTAAGGAAGATCTCTGTCCATCCTCACCACTGGCAAAAGACACAGCTTCTTTGTACAATGAAAACTGCACAGCCAGAGTTGAGCAGAGTAAACATGTCAAACCTGAAAGTCAAGATGATCTTAGACAAAAAGTGACAGTCTCCACCAACAACAATAATGATAGACAAAGTGTTTCAAGAAAGGAAAACAAGGAAGATGATGTCTCCCTTCAGGTTTCGTTGTCTTTGAGAAATCTCAATAGACATTCATATGAAAAATCAGCTGCTGCTGTCACAGTATTTAACATTCTCGAGATGTCTGAGGAACAAACCTCACAACAGTGTTTAAGAAAAGGATCAGACAGCACAGCTGTTCTTGCCATGACAAATGTGGACTCGGATAATAACAGCAGGGACTTAGATTATGAGATGAATGTAACTGAAGAAGGTTTGAAATTGTCTGAAAGACTCTGTGAAGAGGTGGAAACATCAGAAAAGGACTGTCCAGTGAGCCCATCTGATACGATGCTGTCCATCAAATTAACTGCTTTGTCATCTGAAAATGAAGATAAGATTGATTCTGAAAATGTACATCAGGACCTCATTAGTTCTCCACAGACAGATCCGCCATCACCTAGCAATGAGCATTCATATGAGTCCCCGAAGAGTCCAGATGAACCCATGCTGTCAATGAAAATAACAGTGTTGTCAATGGAGGAGTTTAAAGCATTGTCAAAAGAATTATTGGTAGACTCTGATGACAGTGTACACAATGTTGCTCCGTCTTCTCCCATTTGTCTTGACAGTGAAGATGATGATCTGGAGGTGGACTTGGAGCACACTTTTAAGACAATTGGAGATTTGAGTCAAATGATGAAACAAGAAAAGATTACTACATTTGAAGAAGAGATTCCATCCTTTCCCTCCATAGAGCAAGTGTTGAAACAGTGTGAAATACAGACAAGCAGAACAGCTATAAAAGGGCTACCTAGTCCTCTTAAAGATAGCAGGAAGGAGAAGGACACTCTGGAACATCAACTTCCATCTCACAATGCTTGCAGAAAGGACCATGCTCTGACAACCCATCAGGGAGCCAAGTCCCCTGGACTGGAGATTCATATTCCTTACTCATCATCACCAAGGGGGGTTAAAGCCAGctctcccatctctccatctgctCCCATAAGGACAATAAACTCTGATGTAATGAAGGAATCAAGTTCACTGGAGGCTGAAAGCTCAAGTGCAAGTAATGAACATGAAATCAGCAGTCCCACCAGCACTCTCCAGTCAGTACCGCTCAAAAAATGTAGAATGGAACCACTCGAAAATAGTAAGAAGTTGACAGATGTCCTGTGTCCATCAGGCCATTCGCCCCTGAAAGTGACTAAGAAATCTAATAACTCCCAAAAGATTGTTTCAGACATCACAAAGACACCAGACAATACAGATAATAGAGATCATGATGTAAGCCTCACTAATACCTCAAGGGAGAATGTTGTGAATCTAGCTGGTACTTCAGAAAGTCCAGAATTGCCAAAGTCTTCAGGTGTGCACAGGAAAAGAAAACTTGTAAAGTTTAAGCTGTATGGATCCCAAAAAGTAGATTCTAAGGAAGCAAATGGAATGAATCAGTATAGATCAAATTGTGACCGTAATTTGCCTCCTCTACTTAATATTTTGTATTCCCCCGACAAGACTTCTGCCAAGGACAAGATCATGAAAAGTTGGGGGGACAGTTTTGTGCCCACTTCTGTCAATTGCAGGAGACTGTCAAGCTCAGTAGATAAGAACAGGGAAAAGAATGAGCCTGAAAGACCAGTAAATCACTATAAATTGTCTAGAAAGGACAAGGATGAACATCAGCGATCATCTGGCAAGGAACACCGGTCAAAAAGGAAATCATCTGGCAAAGACAAGGATAAGCAGAAGCAGCGATCATCCAGCAAGGAGCATCGGTCAGAAAGGAAATCATCTGGCAAAGACAAGGATAAGCAGAAGCAGCGATCATCCAGCAAGGAACACTGTTCAGATCACAGAAAGCGTCAACACAGGTCCTTCAGTCTAGGCGAATTGAGACGGGAAGCTGAGAGGATGGGCAACTCCAAAAAATATCTGCAAGAAAAGCaagacatgggactgcatgtGATTAAACGGTATCAGCCGATTCACAAGAAAGTATGA
- the LOC121697178 gene encoding uncharacterized protein LOC121697178 isoform X1 produces the protein MHPQSCQETQENQVFYGYPVNSNQYGQPVGNAWLNSNQVPSSQGIPSSDFNQQINCRPSQHQLSSQHGTYPPQASYHGNGSHVISSPNRNSVCPPPVSASVPTSGPYYSSCGYNIQADNSQMVQSHQGAVAQPTHIPSLGTAQDWHVRKASQTFVVQSTPGQPQSQTTQNWCIQTNSHTNMNVVPNGRLQMLSVQPQTSVNNLNVNRSSHSEQTLQLQTVQIKQPRCVTVQNKSSHPSQALLLQRSNCQPHISNQGSYGQHRQHTTKSILQQQLLFKNKERKKKVAQAYLPNSVNSELQNIQTNGRLSSKGPALQPTQSSLIPNGTYGQNVTLVSSPASIMASQCHYSNISTHTPPVSSNVQRLNPYPYGLHSQSAPSQDMNVPSYSNDLPPSTTSYNSLSPPDNVTVLSSNAAHTNQNNPTSVDNSPMVASPSFYSSSSTSLRLVSSGVNELNPPPYPYGPHSQSSPSQNMKVPSCSNDLIPSTTSYNSLSLPNNVTGVNGLNPPPYPGTYPQSAPSKNMNISSSGSSDFLPSTTRANCLLPRRHHVLGSLRHTSQNNHTFVDNSNRNESRAPNLGNGHSVHGPLAQQQNSSVNSPQQRFFQQQHSQRKADLYNHHTPNLHNTHTVTVTDRRPLLSYLLVTEDTRNIDQSIEFTGCHGSIIQAPPNKSVQIHRAVAVVPPISKQPGDGGKGKECDDALSPNSDDHHPMLMKDLQSLADDKEIKKAIVLPFDTDSAAVRKTCVKSAEVGCRPEADVTDESAVCHNLDSLNSLSPENKDAPKDQNIEELCGPDVFFGIHVVTYNLKKLKVLETALELKEEEERTKNESRMNNKPEFADAVLDLYWGGKSLNYTVAELDGTFENILKEAAEFDTEEDKMVFSAMNVGNLNKLKQKGHILTNCFDCDIAMEIKKSWWRNVNDESMDIDREMADEDFTREICGSLLEHCNEKSPEKNVPSSIQTPGTTSPHEYSVSKEDLCPSSPLAKDTASLYNENCTARVEQSKHVKPESQDDLRQKVTVSTNNNNDRQSVSRKENKEDDVSLQVSLSLRNLNRHSYEKSAAAVTVFNILEMSEEQTSQQCLRKGSDSTAVLAMTNVDSDNNSRDLDYEMNVTEEGLKLSERLCEEVETSEKDCPVSPSDTMLSIKLTALSSENEDKIDSENVHQDLISSPQTDPPSPSNEHSYESPKSPDEPMLSMKITVLSMEEFKALSKELLVDSDDSVHNVAPSSPICLDSEDDDLEVDLEHTFKTIGDLSQMMKQEKITTFEEEIPSFPSIEQVLKQCEIQTSRTAIKGLPSPLKDSRKEKDTLEHQLPSHNACRKDHALTTHQGAKSPGLEIHIPYSSSPRGVKASSPISPSAPIRTINSDVMKESSSLEAESSSASNEHEISSPTSTLQSVPLKKCRMEPLENSKKLTDVLCPSGHSPLKVTKKSNNSQKIVSDITKTPDNTDNRDHDVSLTNTSRENVVNLAGTSESPELPKSSGVHRKRKLVKFKLYGSQKVDSKEANGMNQYRSNCDRNLPPLLNILYSPDKTSAKDKIMKSWGDSFVPTSVNCRRLSSSVDKNREKNEPERPVNHYKLSRKDKDEHQRSSGKEHRSKRKSSGKDKDKQKQRSSSKEHRSERKSSGKDKDKQKQRSSSKEHCSDHRKRQHRSFSLGELRREAERMGNSKKYLQEKQDMGLHVIKRYQPIHKKV, from the coding sequence ATGCATCCCCAATCCTGCCAAGAGACCCAGGAAAACCAGGTGTTTTACGGCTATCCTGTCAACAGCAACCAGTATGGGCAGCCAGTTGGAAATGCCTGGCTTAATTCAAACCAAGTTCCAAGTTCCCAAGGAATCCCAAGTTCCGATTTCAACCAGCAGATCAATTGCAGACCCAGTCAGCATCAGCTTTCATCACAGCATGGAACATACCCCCCACAGGCTAGTTACCATGGAAATGGATCTCATGTAATATCATCACCAAATCGGAATTCTGTTTGTCCACCTCCAGTTTCAGCCTCAGTCCCAACTTCAGGTCCTTATTACAGTTCCTGTGGATACAACATTCAAGCAGACAATTCCCAGATGGTACAGTCACATCAAGGAGCTGTGGCACAACCTACACACATACCCTCTTTAGGAACAGCACAGGACTGGCATGTGAGAAAAGCCTCACAAACGTTTGTGGTGCAAAGCACCCCTGGGCAACCTCAATCACAAACAACACAGAACTGGTGTATACAgactaactcacacacaaatatgaatgTTGTCCCAAATGGAAGACTTCAAATGTTAAGTGTCCAACCTCAGACCTCTGTTAACAATCTGAATGTCAACAGGTCATCTCACTCAGAACAGACATTACAGTTACAGACAGTACAGATAAAGCAGCCAAGATGTGTTACTGTTCAAAACAAATCTTCTCACCCATCTCAGGCATTGCTGTTGCAGAGGTCCAACTGTCAACCTCATATTTCAAACCAAGGCAGTTATGGACAACACAGGCAACATACTACAAAATCCATACTGCAGCAGCAACTCTTATTTAAAAataaggagagaaagaagaaggtgGCCCAGGCATATCTTCCAAATTCAGTTAACAGTGAACTGCAAAATATCCAGACGAATGGCAGGTTGAGCTCCAAAGGCCCTGCATTACAACCAACGCAAAGTAGCTTGATTCCCAATGGAACATATGGACAAAACGTGACACTGGTCTCATCACCTGCCTCCATAATGGCTTCTCAATGTCATTACTCAAACATCTCAACCCACACACCTCCTGTCTCCTCTAATGTACAGAGGTTGAACCCTTATCCTTATGGACTACACTCACAGTCAGCCCCCTCTCAAGACATGAACGTTCCCTCTTATTCCAATGATTTGCCCCCCTCAACCACCAGCTACAATAGTCTGTCCCCTCCAGATAATGTCACAGTGTTAAGCTCCAATGCTGCCCATACAAATCAGAACAATCCAACGTCTGTGGACAATTCACCCATGGTGGCTTCTCCTTCTTTTTACTCAAGTAGCTCAACCAGCTTACGTCTTGTCTCCTCAGGTGTAAATGAATTAAACCCTCCTCCTTATCCTTATGGACCACACTCACAATCATCCCCTTCTCAAAACATGAAAGTTCCCTCTTGTTCCAATGATTTGATCCCATCAACCACCAGCTACAATAGTCTGTCCCTTCCAAATAATGTCACAGGTGTGAATGGATTAAACCCTCCTCCTTATCCTGGGACATACCCACAGTCTGCCCCTTCCAAAAATATGAACATTTCCTCCTCTGGATCAAGTGATTTTCTTCCATCAACCACCAGAGCCAACTGTTTGCTGCCTCGTCGTCATCATGTTTTGGGAAGTCTCAGACATACAAGCCAGAACAATCATACTTTTGTGGACAATTCAAACAGAAATGAAAGTAGAGCTCCTAACCTTGGTAATGGACATTCTGTTCATGGTCCACTTGCCCAACAACAAAACTCCTCTGTTAACTCACCCCAACAGAGGTTCTTCCAACAACAGCATTCACAGAGGAAAGCAGATCTTTACAACCACCATACGCCAAACTTgcacaacacacatactgtaactgtgACAGACAGACGTCCTTTGCTCTCATATCTACTTGTAACAGAAGACACACGGAATATCGACCAAAGCATTGAATTTACGGGCTGCCATGGCTCTATTATTCAAGCGCCCCCTAATAAAAGTGTACAGATACATAGAGCAGTTGCAGTCGTACCTCCTATATCAAAGCAACCTGGAGATGGTGGCAAAGGGAAGGAATGTGATGACGCCCTTTCTCCCAACAGTGATGACCATCATCCCATGTTAATGAAAGATTTGCAGTCTCTTGCTGATGACAAGGAAATCAAGAAGGCCATTGTTTTGCCTTTTGACACTGACAGTGCTGCTGTGAGGAAAACATGTGTGAAGTCTGCAGAGGTTGGCTGTCGTCCTGAAGCTGATGTCACCGATGAGTCTGCAGTCTGCCACAACTTGGATTCTCTCAACAGCCTGTCCCCTGAAAACAAAGATGCTCCCAAGGACCAGAACATTGAAGAGTTATGTGGACCAGATGTTTTCTTTGGCATACATGTAGTGACATACAATCTGAAAAAGTTGAAGGTATTGGAAACAGCCCTGGAGCtgaaagaagaggaagaaaggacAAAAAATGAAAGCAGAATGAACAACAAACCAGAATTTGCAGATGCTGTACTTGATCTTTATTGGGGTGGCAAATCTCTCAACTACACTGTGGCAGAACTAGATGGTACATTTGAAAATATATTGAAAGAGGCTGCAGAGTTTGACACAGAAGAAGACAAGATGGTGTTTAGTGCAATGAACGTGGGGAATTTAAATAAGCTGAAGCAAAAGGGCCATATTCTTACCAATTGTTTTGACTGTGACATAGCCATGGAGATAAAGAAGTCATGGTGGAGAAATGTAAATGATGAATCAATGGACATTGACAGAGAAATGGCAGATGAAGATTTTACAAGAGAAATCTGTGGATCATTGCTGGAGCATTGCAATGAAAAGTCACCGGAGAAAAACGTGCCCAGTAGCATCCAAACCCCAGGTACCACATCTCCCCATGAGTACAGTGTATCTAAGGAAGATCTCTGTCCATCCTCACCACTGGCAAAAGACACAGCTTCTTTGTACAATGAAAACTGCACAGCCAGAGTTGAGCAGAGTAAACATGTCAAACCTGAAAGTCAAGATGATCTTAGACAAAAAGTGACAGTCTCCACCAACAACAATAATGATAGACAAAGTGTTTCAAGAAAGGAAAACAAGGAAGATGATGTCTCCCTTCAGGTTTCGTTGTCTTTGAGAAATCTCAATAGACATTCATATGAAAAATCAGCTGCTGCTGTCACAGTATTTAACATTCTCGAGATGTCTGAGGAACAAACCTCACAACAGTGTTTAAGAAAAGGATCAGACAGCACAGCTGTTCTTGCCATGACAAATGTGGACTCGGATAATAACAGCAGGGACTTAGATTATGAGATGAATGTAACTGAAGAAGGTTTGAAATTGTCTGAAAGACTCTGTGAAGAGGTGGAAACATCAGAAAAGGACTGTCCAGTGAGCCCATCTGATACGATGCTGTCCATCAAATTAACTGCTTTGTCATCTGAAAATGAAGATAAGATTGATTCTGAAAATGTACATCAGGACCTCATTAGTTCTCCACAGACAGATCCGCCATCACCTAGCAATGAGCATTCATATGAGTCCCCGAAGAGTCCAGATGAACCCATGCTGTCAATGAAAATAACAGTGTTGTCAATGGAGGAGTTTAAAGCATTGTCAAAAGAATTATTGGTAGACTCTGATGACAGTGTACACAATGTTGCTCCGTCTTCTCCCATTTGTCTTGACAGTGAAGATGATGATCTGGAGGTGGACTTGGAGCACACTTTTAAGACAATTGGAGATTTGAGTCAAATGATGAAACAAGAAAAGATTACTACATTTGAAGAAGAGATTCCATCCTTTCCCTCCATAGAGCAAGTGTTGAAACAGTGTGAAATACAGACAAGCAGAACAGCTATAAAAGGGCTACCTAGTCCTCTTAAAGATAGCAGGAAGGAGAAGGACACTCTGGAACATCAACTTCCATCTCACAATGCTTGCAGAAAGGACCATGCTCTGACAACCCATCAGGGAGCCAAGTCCCCTGGACTGGAGATTCATATTCCTTACTCATCATCACCAAGGGGGGTTAAAGCCAGctctcccatctctccatctgctCCCATAAGGACAATAAACTCTGATGTAATGAAGGAATCAAGTTCACTGGAGGCTGAAAGCTCAAGTGCAAGTAATGAACATGAAATCAGCAGTCCCACCAGCACTCTCCAGTCAGTACCGCTCAAAAAATGTAGAATGGAACCACTCGAAAATAGTAAGAAGTTGACAGATGTCCTGTGTCCATCAGGCCATTCGCCCCTGAAAGTGACTAAGAAATCTAATAACTCCCAAAAGATTGTTTCAGACATCACAAAGACACCAGACAATACAGATAATAGAGATCATGATGTAAGCCTCACTAATACCTCAAGGGAGAATGTTGTGAATCTAGCTGGTACTTCAGAAAGTCCAGAATTGCCAAAGTCTTCAGGTGTGCACAGGAAAAGAAAACTTGTAAAGTTTAAGCTGTATGGATCCCAAAAAGTAGATTCTAAGGAAGCAAATGGAATGAATCAGTATAGATCAAATTGTGACCGTAATTTGCCTCCTCTACTTAATATTTTGTATTCCCCCGACAAGACTTCTGCCAAGGACAAGATCATGAAAAGTTGGGGGGACAGTTTTGTGCCCACTTCTGTCAATTGCAGGAGACTGTCAAGCTCAGTAGATAAGAACAGGGAAAAGAATGAGCCTGAAAGACCAGTAAATCACTATAAATTGTCTAGAAAGGACAAGGATGAACATCAGCGATCATCTGGCAAGGAACACCGGTCAAAAAGGAAATCATCTGGCAAAGACAAGGATAAGCAGAAGCAGCGATCATCCAGCAAGGAGCATCGGTCAGAAAGGAAATCATCTGGCAAAGACAAGGATAAGCAGAAGCAGCGATCATCCAGCAAGGAACACTGTTCAGATCACAGAAAGCGTCAACACAGGTCCTTCAGTCTAGGCGAATTGAGACGGGAAGCTGAGAGGATGGGCAACTCCAAAAAATATCTGCAAGAAAAGCaagacatgggactgcatgtGATTAAACGGTATCAGCCGATTCACAAGAAAGTATGA